TGGCATCAGCTTAATCCGTAAGATATAAAATAAAAAAAGCCTCATCGTGGATGAGGCTTTCTATTTGTACTCTATCTTATTAGATAGTTTGTTCTTGTAATTGTGGTCCAGAAGGAATTAATCTCTTACCTTCTTCAGTATCACAATACTGTTCGAAGTTTTTGATATATCTTGAAGCAAGATCTTTTGCTTTCTCTTCCCATTCTGAAGCATTTTCATAAGTATCTCTAGGATCTAAAATACCTGTAGATACGTTTGGAAGTTCAGTAGGAATTTCTAAGTTCATGATTGGAACCTGAGTTTTAGGAGCATTATCAATAGATCCGTCAATGATCGCATCAATAATTGCTCTTGTATCTTTTAGAGAAATTCTCTTTCCGGTACCATTCCAACCTGTGTTTACTAAATACGCTTTAGCGCCGTGTTCTTTCATTTTTCCGATCAATGTTTTAGAATACATTGTTGGGTGTAATGTAAGGAACGCTTCACCAAATGCCGGAGAGAAAGATGGCTGAGGCTCAGTAATTCCTCTTTCAGTTCCAGCTAATTTTGAAGTATAACCGCACAGGAAGTGGTATTGAGCTTGATCTTCATTCAGGATAGAAACCGGAGGAAGTACTCCGAATGCATCCGCTGAAAGATAAACGATCTTACTTGCATGACCAGCTTTAGATGGTAATACAATTTTATTAATATGATAGATTGGATAAGAAACTCTTGTATTTTCAGTGATAGATCCATCTGTATAATCTGCTACTCCATTGTGTACTACAACGTTTTCAAGAAGCGCATCTCTTTTTATTGCTCTGAAGATATCCGGTTCTTTCTCTTCTGAAAGGTCAATTACTTTAGCATAACATCCACCTTCATAGTTAAATACTCCATTGTTATCCCATCCGTGCTCATCGTCACCGATAAGGTATCTTTTCGGATCTGCAGATAAAGTAGTTTTTCCTGTTCCGGAAAGACCAAAGAATAGAGCAACATCCCCTTTTTCTCCTACGTTTGCAGAACAGTGCATTGAAGCCATTCCTTTTAATGGAAGGTAATAGTTCATCATAGCAAACATCCCTTTCTTCATTTCACCTCCGTACCAAGTACCTCCGATGATCTGTAGTTTTTCAGTAAGGTTGAACATCACGAAGTTTTCAGAGTTCAATCCCTGAGCTTCCCAGTTAGGGTTAGTTGTTTTAGAACCATTGATTACTGTAAAATCTGGTTCTCCAAAATTTTCAAGCTCGAAGTGAGAAGGACGGATAAACATGTTGGTAACAAAATGCGCCTGCCATGCTACTTCCATAATAAATCTTACCTTAAGTCTTGTATCTGCATTTGTTCCACAGAAAGCATCTACAACATAAATTTTCTTAGCTTCAGAAAGCTGAGTCATCACTAGTTCTTTACAAGACCCGAAAATTTCCTGCGTTGTTGGTAAGTTTACTTTACCATCCCAGAAAATTGTATCTCTTGTAACATCATCCTGAACAATATATCTGTCTTTAGGTGAACGACCTGTGAAAATTCCTGTTTTTACTGATACCGCGCCCGATTCTGTAAGTTCCGCTTTCTCAAACCCCTGATTTTCAGGAGAAACTTCAGCCTGGTATAATTCTTCATACGAAGGGTTACACACTACTTCATAGTTTCCTTTAATCCCTAATTTCTCTAAATCCTGGATGATTTTAGTGTTTTTCATTTTACTTATATTTTCTATTTCTTTATTGACTTCAACAAAAATAATATTAATTATTTGTTAAAGGCGGTTTAAATATACTGATATAAGTCAGAATGGCAAATAAAAAAAAGGAGCTATAAAACACTGATTATAAATCAATTAAATCAGACCATTTAAAAACAGTAGTAAAACCTTTCTCCCAAAAATACTCTTTAAAGCCCCCAAATTTGGCACTCATCACGAAATCTCCGCCCCAAGCACCCAAACTTTTGACAAATACAGGGCAATCTGAGAATATTTTTTCTTTAACTGTAGGAATTTCAATAAAATCGGAAATTTTACGCTCATGAATCATCATTAGTTCAGAAAAGGTTTCCAATTCATTGCATAATAAAACTTTCTTTGTGATATCTGAAAATTCATTAACTAATTCCTGAGACTTCTTTTTTGATTTGTAAAGATTGATTCCTTCACGGCTGTCCTGCTTTTGATTTAAGTGAATAAAAATCAATTCATTTTTAAAGGATGGATTAAAATCTATCTTCTCATACCAGATTTCTGGTTTGCTCTGAAAAAGTACGGCTGATTTTTCTTTTGCAACAGCAATATCATACCCACTGCCGCCTAAACTGATTGTATTTAAATAGAAAGGATCAACTTTAGCCCATTCAGAAAGGTTGTTCATCAATGTTGAACTGCTTCCAAGGCCAAAATCAGCAGGAAACTGAAGATTGGTTTTTAAATGGTAAGTATAATCGTTTTTGAATTTTGTAGTAGAAAGCTGCTGAACGTTCTTTAATGTTTTTACAATAAATTCAGCACTTGATGGAATGTTGTTTTCCAGGATTTGCCATTTTTTGTAATCAATGACAACCTTTAACCAAGGTTTATTTTGATGAAGAGCTTCCCAGAAAATCAAAGACTTGTTATCATCTTTTTCTTCAAAAAAAAACTCTTGTCCCAGCTTGGTAGGTACCGCTAAGACAAGAGCTCCGTCGATTGCGAAATATTCTGAAGTAAGCATCAGCTTGCCCGGTGAAAATATCGCGCTCATATTTTTTATTAATTAGATGGCAGAATTAGATTCTACTGATCCGTCAATTTTTTTGATTAGTCCCTGAAGAGTTTTTCCTGGTCCTACTTCTACAAAGTTAGAAGCACCATCTTTAATCATATTCTGTACAGACTGTGTCCATTTTACAGGACCTGTAAGCTGATCGATAAGATTTTGTTTGATCTCATCAGGATTGGTTACTGCTGTAGTCGTGATATTCTGGTATACAGGAATAGTAGCTTTTCTGAATTTTGTTTTTTCAATAGCAGCCGCTAATCTTTCCTGAGCCGGCTGCATCAAAGGTGAATGGAAAGCTCCGTTTACCGGTAATAATAAAGCTCTTTTTGCGCCTGCTTCTTTTAATTTCACACAAGCTTCTTCTACTGCAGAAGTTTCTCCTGAGATTACCAATTGTCCTGGGCAGTTATAGTTTGCCGGAACAACAATTCCACTGATCTGTGCACAGATTTCTTCAACTTTAGCATCCTCAAGACCTAAAATAGCTGCCATTGAACTTGGATTTGCATCACAAGCCTCCTGCATAGCCTTAGCTCTCTCAGAAACCAATTTCAAACCATCATCAAAAGATAAAACGCCATTAGCGACCAATGCTGAGAACTCTCCTAAAGAGTGTCCTGCTACCATTTCAGCGCCAAGACCGTTTACTGCTTTTAATGCTGCTACTGAGTGAATAAAAATTGAAGGCTGGGTAACCTCTGTTTTCTTAAGATCCGCATCCGTTCCGTTAAACATAATGGAAAGAATGTCGAAACCTAAAATTTCATTAGCAGATTCCATCAGATCTTTAATATCTTTTCTAGAATCATACAATTCTTTTCCCATTCCTACGAACTGAGAACCCTGCCCTGGAAATACAAGTGCTTTCATGTATTGAATTAAATATTATGCAAATATAACTATAATGTTAACAATATTCTTTTAAACAAAGATAAATCATCTAAGGTACCAGCCTGATTACTCTATAACCTGTGTTTACATAGGCACCGTTCGACTTAGATTTTACAAACTCAAATTTGGTGGCAAGCTGAGTCTGTACTTTATTCATTTGTTTGAAGATTTCTCCTTTTCTATTTTCTCTTGTCAACATATCATTAACAACATCAAAACCTACGATAGCATATTTTGGTGGAGTCTTACAGTATTTACTTTTATAAGCTGCAAGAATTTCTTTTTCAAAGTTACCATCTGTATTGATCTTTCTGTCCATCAGATATACCAGACTTGCCTGGCTCAAATCATCCACTTTCTTCTCAAAAACCGGAGAGTAGAACATACTGAATGCTTTTACTCCCTGTACTTCTTTAGAAAGGGCAATCACTTTATTAGCAAAAGCTTCTCCCATCTCATCACTAGCTAAAACAGCAATAACCGGAGCAGACTGTCCTGTCATCATGTTTTGATCCGGTTGAATATCTGCCGGAGAATTAACAATAATGATATTAGGATTTTTCACTGCTTTTTCAAGCCCTGCTTTGATGTAGTTTGCATTTTCTTTTTTAGCGTCTGCTACTACATATATCTTTTGATCTGAATATACTGATTTAACTTCTTCTATAAGTTTATCTGCATACGTCTGATTATTCGTTTCAACGATAATCAAATTGCTATAGTTATATAATTCCGGTGTATTGGCAAATGGAGCCACAACTGGAATTTTTTGATTTTTAGTAAAATCTAATACATCAATTACATTGGACTTAAAGAATGGTCCAATGATAAGATCCGTATTTTCAGGATTGATCTGCGTTAGAGAGTTTTTAAAAGAAGCTTCATTTCCTGAATCTACAATTTTAATATCCAGTTTCTGACCTCCTCTTGCGTTTCTTTCAATAGCAAGTTTAGCACCTGTTAAGAAATCCAGAGCCATTCCTCTGTACTGTGTTTCATTGGTGCTGTAACCGAAAGGAAGCATCAATACCACACTTAGCGCATCACCATTTTTCTTAACGTAAACCGGATCCTGTTTTTTGATTTTTAAAACCATTCCTGATTTCAACCCTTTGGAAAGGTCTGGGTTAAGAGCAATTAATTCATCGATACTTACTCCGAACTTATTCACAATAGAGAATACGGTATCTCCCTGCTGAACGGTATAAGTCACATAGTCATCACCAACCACTACGTTGTTGGAAACAGGTGTAGATTTTTCATTCCCTGAATCCATTTTTTCTTTTGAATTGGTTGTTTCAACTCCAGAATCAGTATTGATTTTTTTTATTTTAATGGTTTCACCAGGCTTCAGTCCTTTTTCTTCCAATCCTGGATTTAAGGTGTAAAGATCCTGTTGGCTAATCCCAAACTGTTTTGTAATTCTGTAATAATTATCTTTAGCCTGAATCACATAGCTTTCTCCTTCTGCAGCAGAGGTAGTGGGTGTAACCGTAACTGTTTTTTCAACAGGAGTTTCTACAGGTTTTGTTGTTGCAGTTGCAGTTGCAGTCGCTGTAGGCTGGTCTCCACCATATTTTTTGATGCTGGTAAGAGGTAATGTGATTTCATCTCCGATCTTCATATGAGAATCCAATTCAGGATTCAGTTTTCTCAGATCAGTTTCAGAGATTCTGTATTGCTTTGTAATCCCATAGATTGTCTGCTTAGGCTGCAAAATAATTTTACCTACCGCAGTTCCCGCAATTGTGCCTACTTTTTCAGGTGTAGCAGTTTTAGAAGCAACCGGAGTTACTGCCTTTTCTGTTTTTACGGCTAAAACATCTCCAATAGCTAGCTTGCCATCTTTGTGTTTAGGGTTTAGTTTCAGCAATTCATCTACAGTCATTCCATACTTCTTTGCAATGTTGTAAGGGTTATCACCTTGTACAACGGTATGCGACTTCTGGGCTGAAACTCCCAAAACCATACATAAACTGGATAGAATAAAAAACCTCTTTATCATATTCGATAATTATAATTTACAAAAATACTTCTTTAAAATTAAATGGCAACAATTATTAATTTGGAATCTTGAACCACCATCTCTTCCAAACAATTTTCAAGCCATGGATAACCTTCATCTGAAAAGAATACACTAAAGTTGAAAACTCTTTCCTGCCATGTTTTGGAAGGATGTACATCTAAAAACAGCTTTTCAAGTCTTTCCAATAATTCATTTTGTTTTATTTTTTCTGCATGAAGAAGACGTTTTTTCATTCTTTTAAATGATTTCAGCTGTCTTACTTCTTCTGCTTTCACCATATTTCCAAAAGATTTCTCAGTAGTTTCAACTGCTGCTTTTAACGCAACAAAATTGTTAACCAGCATTTCTTCTTTTGTATTCAGTAATTCTAAAATAGGATTATTATTTAAAATCTTTTGATTGGTAATCACTGTAAAATTTTGGAAAAAATCTTCTATTTTAAGATCCAATTTTTCAATTTTCCCCAATATTTTCTCTTTCAGGAAAAGCATGGAGTTTCTTGGAATCAGAATTGGGAATGGGATATCTAATTTTGAAAAATAATCTTTCAGCTCCAGCCAATACATAATTTCAGCATTCCCCCCGATATAAGCAAGATTTGGCAATACTTTTTCCTGATATACCGGACGCATTAAAGCATTTGGACTGAACTTTTCGGGGTGATTTTCAAGCTCAGCAATAATTTCGTCTTCCGTAAACTGAATATGTTTATCTACAACAATATATTTCTGTCCATTAAAATCTATTCTGTCTCTCGTTTCAGAAAGATAGAAAAGGTTAATTTCACGAGGATTCACCTGAACCTTGCCATATTTATCAGTCAGAAAATCGACTTTATCTTTTGAAGTTTTATGTAAGCTGAAATGTAGCAATTCATCTTTAAAGACCTCTTTAATCTGCTCTTTAAGTTCCTTTGAATCTCCATCCAATATCAACAATCCAAATTTTGAAAAAAGACGGTTTACCAAGATCTGAATCGCTTGCGTCAAAGTATTTCCAACCTTATAGGCTTCTTTCAACATCAAGATCAGTTCTGTACCAAAAACTGAATCTTTGAATTCTTTTTCAAATTCAGAGATAAAGTAAGTATCATTAATTTTGATTCTGCCTACAGGACCACCGGATTTCTCATTAATTTCATAATAATTATTCTCCGTTTTAAAATGGTTGATCTCAGCAAAATCATGATCTTCAGAAGCCATCCAATATACTGGAACAAAATTAAAATCTGGAAAATGTTCTTTAAGATAGGCACAGGTTTTAATGGTCTGTAAAATTTTATAGACAAAGAAAACCGGTCCTGAAAACAAATTCAACTGATGTCCTGTTGTAATGGTAAAAGTGTTTGGCAGTTTTAGATGTTCAAGGTTTTCTTTCTGCTTTGAAGAAAGGGTAAGATCTGACAACTGCTTTTCAAATACATCATATAATATATTCCTCTGTTCTGAAGAAAAAGAATCTTTTTTCAAGTGAATCTGCTCGCTGAAATGCTCTACAGAAAATGTTTTATTTTCAAAACCTTCAATATCATGATTCAAAAAATCTTTTACCAATTGAGGTATGCTTTCTATATCATTAAATGATATTTTATTAATTGTTTTCAACCTGTATCGTTTTTAGTTGAACAAATACCATACGATTCCGATATTCAGTCTGAAATCATACACCGGATAATGTGGAAATGCGTAAGCTTTGTTATTAGAAATAAAGGTACCCACCTGTTGTCCCTCTATGAAGAAGAACATTTTTTTCACCTTCATATTAATATATAGATCGGCAATAGGTTGTCCACCAATAGCGAATGAATCGTTGCCTGGAAGAACATATTCATTAAGAACCGGGAAATATTCTCTGGAATTAAATTTAGAGAAATAATATACTTTAAGTCCTGCCTGAATTTCTGCTGCCTTTTTAAATGCTTGTGTCTGATAGAAGAAGTTTGCTCTCCCTACAAAACTTGGCATTGGAAGCAAGTTCTTATTCGTTAGCGCATTTTGGAAATGCAGTCTTGTATTTAAATGGAATTTACCATAGCTGAATGTAGCATCCCCCCCAATTTGAGAAATATTCAATGAGTTCTCACTCTGCTTAGGAGCTCCATTGTTATCAAAGTAGGTATAATTATCAATTCTAAAGTAGTTGGCAAAAAGTTCTGTTTTAAACCATTTCAGATTAATACTTCCTCCAAGCTCCATTATAGATTGATTCTTCGCATTTTCAAGATAATAATTGAAGTTATTATAAACTGAAGTATTCAATAAATAGTTGAATGATGGATAAGCACTCTGGAAGTTCACTTTTGCATTCACAAAATAATCTTTTATAGGCTCAAACTTCAGATTGTTTGTTGTTCTCAGATAGCTTTTAAACTGACTTCCGTTTGAAAACTCAAGGAATGAATTAAGCTGAACTTTATCCCAAAGTTTTACCTGTAGGTTTCCTACAGCTCCAATTCTGTTTTCTTTAAGCTCACCCGGAAAAGGTACTCCATCAAGAGAGACAACATCTCTTATTCCAAATTTAATCATCTGATATCGAACCCCAGCATCTAACTTGAACTTTTCATTATTAAAAACCAGGCTCAAAGTATTACTCAGATTACTGGAATATTTTTTTGTTGTCAAAGGAAATCCATTAACTAAATCAGCAGCAGTTTCATACCAATAGCTTTCCAAGGCTCCCTGATTATAATAATATTTATTTCCCTGATGAAAAATCGTATGCCTGATGCTGAATGGAAATTTTTCAGCATTGAACGGAGTAAACTGATGGCTTAGATAATATCTTCTGTAGGCAAACTGCGAACTCGTTGACGCCAGATTAACCTGAGCATTCTGTCTGTTCTTATAATTGCTGTCTCCACTTTGAAACAAGTTATCTTCGGTAATTCCCCCACTTTCCTGGTTGTTAACATTCTGATGAAGGTAGTGCGCAAATAATTCATAGTTTCCACTTTTTGAAACATAATGTCCGGAGAAAATGGTATTGTTATTAGCCGCCAATGAATTTCTGTAAAGTCCCTGTGAACGAAGCCCCATATATTCAATGGAAAAATTGAATCTTTTTCCAATATTTTGGGTATAGGTAGAATTTAGTGCGGCTCCATTTCTCATTGCATTATGATAGATAAATGTTGCAGTAGGTGTTTTCACATCGTAATACTTCACATCATTTGCACCTAAAATCATATACGATTTATTGGAAGGCAATAAAGATAAATTCTGTTCTGCGTTCACCTCAAAGACTAAGGGATTAAATCCTGATCCGATATTCGCAGGCTGTATTCTTCCAAAGTTATCGTTATTGTTATATTGTGAGAAAATATACGTTTTATTAAACGTCATAACCGTATCAAAAACTTTCTTTTCCGAAAACTGAGTCTGGTATTGATAATCGTTGATCGTTGGTTTAAAAATTTTTAAGGAATCTTTCTTCCCGGAGTCTATGACCAGAGTATCTTCCGGCTGTTTAGGCTTTTTGGCATCTTCTGTTTTAACAACCTGTGCACTGGCAGCGAAGCCGAAGAAAGTGATTATGAAAAGGATATACTTCATTATTCATTATTGTACAGCAAAAATAAGAAATAATAGTAAA
This Chryseobacterium sp. G0162 DNA region includes the following protein-coding sequences:
- the pckA gene encoding phosphoenolpyruvate carboxykinase (ATP), producing MKNTKIIQDLEKLGIKGNYEVVCNPSYEELYQAEVSPENQGFEKAELTESGAVSVKTGIFTGRSPKDRYIVQDDVTRDTIFWDGKVNLPTTQEIFGSCKELVMTQLSEAKKIYVVDAFCGTNADTRLKVRFIMEVAWQAHFVTNMFIRPSHFELENFGEPDFTVINGSKTTNPNWEAQGLNSENFVMFNLTEKLQIIGGTWYGGEMKKGMFAMMNYYLPLKGMASMHCSANVGEKGDVALFFGLSGTGKTTLSADPKRYLIGDDEHGWDNNGVFNYEGGCYAKVIDLSEEKEPDIFRAIKRDALLENVVVHNGVADYTDGSITENTRVSYPIYHINKIVLPSKAGHASKIVYLSADAFGVLPPVSILNEDQAQYHFLCGYTSKLAGTERGITEPQPSFSPAFGEAFLTLHPTMYSKTLIGKMKEHGAKAYLVNTGWNGTGKRISLKDTRAIIDAIIDGSIDNAPKTQVPIMNLEIPTELPNVSTGILDPRDTYENASEWEEKAKDLASRYIKNFEQYCDTEEGKRLIPSGPQLQEQTI
- a CDS encoding GYDIA family GHMP kinase; amino-acid sequence: MSAIFSPGKLMLTSEYFAIDGALVLAVPTKLGQEFFFEEKDDNKSLIFWEALHQNKPWLKVVIDYKKWQILENNIPSSAEFIVKTLKNVQQLSTTKFKNDYTYHLKTNLQFPADFGLGSSSTLMNNLSEWAKVDPFYLNTISLGGSGYDIAVAKEKSAVLFQSKPEIWYEKIDFNPSFKNELIFIHLNQKQDSREGINLYKSKKKSQELVNEFSDITKKVLLCNELETFSELMMIHERKISDFIEIPTVKEKIFSDCPVFVKSLGAWGGDFVMSAKFGGFKEYFWEKGFTTVFKWSDLIDL
- the fabD gene encoding ACP S-malonyltransferase, producing MKALVFPGQGSQFVGMGKELYDSRKDIKDLMESANEILGFDILSIMFNGTDADLKKTEVTQPSIFIHSVAALKAVNGLGAEMVAGHSLGEFSALVANGVLSFDDGLKLVSERAKAMQEACDANPSSMAAILGLEDAKVEEICAQISGIVVPANYNCPGQLVISGETSAVEEACVKLKEAGAKRALLLPVNGAFHSPLMQPAQERLAAAIEKTKFRKATIPVYQNITTTAVTNPDEIKQNLIDQLTGPVKWTQSVQNMIKDGASNFVEVGPGKTLQGLIKKIDGSVESNSAI
- a CDS encoding LysM peptidoglycan-binding domain-containing protein encodes the protein MIKRFFILSSLCMVLGVSAQKSHTVVQGDNPYNIAKKYGMTVDELLKLNPKHKDGKLAIGDVLAVKTEKAVTPVASKTATPEKVGTIAGTAVGKIILQPKQTIYGITKQYRISETDLRKLNPELDSHMKIGDEITLPLTSIKKYGGDQPTATATATATTKPVETPVEKTVTVTPTTSAAEGESYVIQAKDNYYRITKQFGISQQDLYTLNPGLEEKGLKPGETIKIKKINTDSGVETTNSKEKMDSGNEKSTPVSNNVVVGDDYVTYTVQQGDTVFSIVNKFGVSIDELIALNPDLSKGLKSGMVLKIKKQDPVYVKKNGDALSVVLMLPFGYSTNETQYRGMALDFLTGAKLAIERNARGGQKLDIKIVDSGNEASFKNSLTQINPENTDLIIGPFFKSNVIDVLDFTKNQKIPVVAPFANTPELYNYSNLIIVETNNQTYADKLIEEVKSVYSDQKIYVVADAKKENANYIKAGLEKAVKNPNIIIVNSPADIQPDQNMMTGQSAPVIAVLASDEMGEAFANKVIALSKEVQGVKAFSMFYSPVFEKKVDDLSQASLVYLMDRKINTDGNFEKEILAAYKSKYCKTPPKYAIVGFDVVNDMLTRENRKGEIFKQMNKVQTQLATKFEFVKSKSNGAYVNTGYRVIRLVP
- the bshC gene encoding bacillithiol biosynthesis cysteine-adding enzyme BshC — protein: MKTINKISFNDIESIPQLVKDFLNHDIEGFENKTFSVEHFSEQIHLKKDSFSSEQRNILYDVFEKQLSDLTLSSKQKENLEHLKLPNTFTITTGHQLNLFSGPVFFVYKILQTIKTCAYLKEHFPDFNFVPVYWMASEDHDFAEINHFKTENNYYEINEKSGGPVGRIKINDTYFISEFEKEFKDSVFGTELILMLKEAYKVGNTLTQAIQILVNRLFSKFGLLILDGDSKELKEQIKEVFKDELLHFSLHKTSKDKVDFLTDKYGKVQVNPREINLFYLSETRDRIDFNGQKYIVVDKHIQFTEDEIIAELENHPEKFSPNALMRPVYQEKVLPNLAYIGGNAEIMYWLELKDYFSKLDIPFPILIPRNSMLFLKEKILGKIEKLDLKIEDFFQNFTVITNQKILNNNPILELLNTKEEMLVNNFVALKAAVETTEKSFGNMVKAEEVRQLKSFKRMKKRLLHAEKIKQNELLERLEKLFLDVHPSKTWQERVFNFSVFFSDEGYPWLENCLEEMVVQDSKLIIVAI
- a CDS encoding putative porin, translating into MKYILFIITFFGFAASAQVVKTEDAKKPKQPEDTLVIDSGKKDSLKIFKPTINDYQYQTQFSEKKVFDTVMTFNKTYIFSQYNNNDNFGRIQPANIGSGFNPLVFEVNAEQNLSLLPSNKSYMILGANDVKYYDVKTPTATFIYHNAMRNGAALNSTYTQNIGKRFNFSIEYMGLRSQGLYRNSLAANNNTIFSGHYVSKSGNYELFAHYLHQNVNNQESGGITEDNLFQSGDSNYKNRQNAQVNLASTSSQFAYRRYYLSHQFTPFNAEKFPFSIRHTIFHQGNKYYYNQGALESYWYETAADLVNGFPLTTKKYSSNLSNTLSLVFNNEKFKLDAGVRYQMIKFGIRDVVSLDGVPFPGELKENRIGAVGNLQVKLWDKVQLNSFLEFSNGSQFKSYLRTTNNLKFEPIKDYFVNAKVNFQSAYPSFNYLLNTSVYNNFNYYLENAKNQSIMELGGSINLKWFKTELFANYFRIDNYTYFDNNGAPKQSENSLNISQIGGDATFSYGKFHLNTRLHFQNALTNKNLLPMPSFVGRANFFYQTQAFKKAAEIQAGLKVYYFSKFNSREYFPVLNEYVLPGNDSFAIGGQPIADLYINMKVKKMFFFIEGQQVGTFISNNKAYAFPHYPVYDFRLNIGIVWYLFN